In Candidatus Neomarinimicrobiota bacterium, the following are encoded in one genomic region:
- a CDS encoding RidA family protein — protein NSGELVGDDFESQARQSFKNLSTLLENCGSNMSKVVKTTIWLCDANNFAKLNDLFVEFFPNNPPARSTPIVGMPIKGIHISIECIALV, from the coding sequence TAATTCAGGAGAGCTTGTTGGAGATGACTTTGAATCCCAAGCGCGACAATCGTTTAAAAATCTTTCAACATTACTTGAGAATTGCGGAAGCAATATGAGTAAAGTAGTTAAAACGACAATATGGCTTTGTGATGCAAATAACTTTGCTAAACTAAATGATCTTTTTGTTGAGTTTTTTCCAAATAACCCGCCAGCAAGATCAACGCCTATTGTAGGTATGCCAATTAAGGGAATACAC